TTTGAGTGAGATTGTCAGCATCTAAATCCTTGTTGAGTACATCCCAGAAGTTGGCTGATTGAATTCAGGTTCGAGAATTTCATTGCCCAAAAAAGGTGTCAGGTCAATTATAAAAGAGTCCTACAACTTTTCTCTCTACATTTATGCCCATTCGTTCCCCATGAGTTCTCTGTAATTGATCACATAAATCCCCTTTTCAGAAATTGCGTAATCCACTCCAATCAAATACAGCTCAAAGTAATTATCAAAGCTAAGATCAAGATTCAGTAAGTCACAAGTAAGAGCCCATTGGAGGTGTGCGTTGCTGGCTAATCCATAGAAAGCATTACTGAGAGCCCTGAATTTGACATCATTTTTAGACAAATGTTGAACAAAATAGTTGGCCATATCATGATAAAATAAGCAATTCAGCTCACATCCAGCATATTCCGCGAACTTTTCTTCGTCACTCATAATAGCATTTACACCGTAATCCATCGCTTGGATGAGGGAAGGAGAATCAATAATACGCCGTTTTTCTTTCAGATCTTGGAGAACAAGATTTGTAATTTCATTTTCAGTTTTGTCGTCTGCTCGAAAATCTAAACGAAACATTTTTTCGAGAATACGAGATTTATTTGGGATATAGCTAAACACTGTTTCTAGATCACTCTTTTCTTTTTCAGTAAGAGATTCAAGATATAAATCCATAAACATACTTGAGAAATGGTCTAATTCAAAAGAGCGTTTGTGTTCACAAAAACTCATCCAATCGTTTATCTCTTGTGAATCCATATTCTATTCTCTAATTGATCGAGGAAATGGTTTGGGTAGGAGTTCCGGGTCAATCTTCCATCTATTAAGCAAGTGAAAGAAGTCGTCGATTAAAGCCTCTATGAGACGTGCTACGACGGGGCCAGGAAAAGTGTCAGGAACCTTTGATTGACGCAGCGCAACTTCAGTCGCTCCAGTAAATCGAGTTGTGGTCTGGTTAGTTCCATAGGATGACTTGGATCAGGGAGACACACAGCTACTCTCCAGAGTTTCCATTCTGGATTCCCACTTCACTTCTCCATTGAATCAGTGCCTGATTCTCAGATAACTCCGGAAAGACTTCTAGTGAGATCTCAACAAACATCTGTGCAATCCCCTGTAGCATCGATTCAAAATGTGATAATTCGATGTCATAACCTTCATGTACTGAATGATCGCAGTCTCTCATATCAAACGACACGCGATAGAGACCATTCTTTTTTTGCACTAATACGTCAAAGTTGAAACCTTGCTCAAAAAAGTGGATTACAAAGCTACGGACGTGTTCATTCTTTGATGCAGAGATAACCTCTGGCAACTGCTCCAGGAATATTGAAAGTTCACAATCAACGGGCAGCAGTATTTCCTCCCCGTCACCAAAACAAAGCTTAAACTCAAAAGCTCCACTTTCATAAAGCCATCGACAAACTGCTGAGATCACGGCGGGGGCATAATCCACAGGGTCATACAACTCCAGCCGAGCCTTATTCTTCAGGGATTGATAGGCATCTGATTTGACCGTAAATGAAAACATGGCGTTCATTATCCAGAACCGAATGAATCTGGCCAAAGTAGTGACACACGAGAAACACTCCTAATGACTCACTAAGCTGCTCAGAATTCGATCAACTCGACCTCAGCGACAATCTAAATAAATGGACTAAATCTCTTATACTTCTTCACTTCCTTGCTGTCGCGTTACACCCGGCTCTGGTACACCACTTCGTCTGTGACTTTACGAGTTTTGGCATCACATCACTCATTACGGAGCTTAACGATTCCAGACACTTTTTCTGCTCAAGTTCCTTTCAACTTTTCTCCATCTTCTTCACTAAGATGAACTAAGAAATAAGAATCATCCAGACTTGGATTCGTATAATGTTCACACCAAACCAAATGAGGAAATGTAATATCAGCCGATATATCTTCTCCCGTTTTGGAATGACAAAGTGGACATTCCCAATATAGATGGACAGGCAGATCATTTGCGAAGCTCCCGTAGACTTTTCCTTCTATATGTTGGATTTCAACCTCTCTCGGTACTATGTGCCATCCTTCAGCCTCATCATCTATTGCCCAATGTGCGCCTAATCTATACTCATAACCTTCTTCAGGCTCCCCATAAGCATGACATCGCTTCACTGCCTTCATTGCTTTTTCTTCAGAACTGGAGAATACAAATATTTTATCTCCCCAGTATCCTTCATAAACAAAGATGAGTTCAGATTTCGGGATCATATTTCTCTACCATAGATATCTCATAAAAAGAACCAGGGCGTTTTTATTGACTGCCGTTGAAGATCATTGTTTTCGCCAGGCATGGAGTCTTCCACTGAGAGAAATCGGTTCAATATTCAAGTATTAATGTTACTGCGTTTGTCATTCACAATTAGTCGCGTGTTACTTAAATTCAGGAAGTTGGTCTTCAAAGTTTGCGCAAAGAAAAATGTCGACATTCAGTTGTTGAAGGTTCTGACAGATCGTTCTAGTCGTGTTTATTTGCCGTGACAATGTGATTTCCTTACTCAGAGGCGTTGCCTCCAGACGATAGCGATAAAACAGAAAACCATCTTCAATTTCTGTCTGAGATTCGTCGTAATCATCATTTTGATAAATCTCGATCCAATTACCTTCGAAGTCAATTGAGTTAACTTTGCGCCCTCGTGCTTCCCTTAATCCTGCTGACATGTGCTTAATAATTGAGGAAATAGTTAAGTCTGTATTCAGCATAATGATAAATTGTAATGCGCTATCCATCTTTTCTTACTCTTTTGATGAGAGGAAAATACAGTTGTGCTATTTTCATCTCTCATGATAACTCATCACAAGAATAAAAACCCCTGGCCCGATTTCTCAGACCAGGGGTATCCCAGATAACCAACCGAGCCGATCAGACTTCGATCGACTCGACCTCGGCGACGAATCGGCCGGCGTCGTTGCCCAGGAACGACGCCACCACGTTGAACACCGCGTCACTGAAGCCGCCCATGTTCAGGATGTCGTCGCGCTCCGGAGCCTGTGACGAACCGTAAGGCTGGATGTCGATGCATACCAGCTTCGGATCCGTCACGCCCAGTCGCCGCTGGTTCTCGATGAACCGCTGCCACTCGGTCATCACGCCGGTCGAACCGTAACGGCCCTGCCGCACCCAGCTCTCGTTGTCGCTCACCAGCACGCAGCCGGCGAACGCACGCTTGCTGAGCTTCGTGTTGGCCACGTTCAGCGGGATCGAACAGTCGGTACCACCGCCGCCGTACTTCGCCAGCCGTGCCGACAGACTCAGAATCGAGTCCGATGGATCCAGGCGAGCCTGGTAAGGCCGGGTATCGAATGGAATCACCACGCTGTCCGGGTTACGTCGCAGCACAGCCGCCGCAAACAGTGCCGCAGCATCCACACACGTCATCCGACTTGTGGCACCACGACGCTGCCAGCCGGTAACCGGACACTGCATCGAACCGGACGTATCCAGACCGATCACCACGGGACCAGGCAGTTCCGGCACGTTACCGCAGGCAAGTTCGGCCGCCTGGTGCAGCGCCGTCTGAATCTTGCGAGGCACTTCGGCACTCACATTCAGATAAGCCGCCAGGAACTGGTACGGAAACTGTCGCGACTGACGGATTGCCTCCGCGTCCGCCAGGCGGTCCGCCACGTAGTCCACCAGCGCCGCATCCTGGAACACGTCATGCCGCAGCAGCGTATTCAGGTTCATCCGTAGCGCCTGTGGTCCCATCTGTCGGGCCAGCGCCTTCCAGACCAGTGGACTCTTGGCCGCATCCGCCAGCAGGTCCCACCGCACAGACAGATTCTCAACGATCTCTGCCTGCGCCTGGTCAGTCTCTGCCTGACGATAAGCGATCAGCTGTCGCACCTGCCGTGGCAGATCCGCTGCGGTCGCCGGTGCCCACTTGGCAGGCTCCTTATCCGTCAGCCAGCCGAACAGCGCACGTCGCTCGTTGTCGACAGGCGTTGGCCGTGCCAGTCGCAGAACGTCGCGCAGGCTCGGATCGTGACCGATCGAAGCCGACAGCAGTCGACCCACCGAAGCCTCGTTCAGCCAGCGCTGAAACGCCCGCTGCAGACTCGATGACAGACCGGTCCGACCAAACTGACCCGAACGGATCATCTGGAACAGCGTCCGCAGTACACGACCGTTGTCAACCACGCGATCGAACACACGGTGCATCAGCTCGGTATCCCGCGTCGACAGTGTCGCCAGCAGCGCTGCCGGCATCTCCTTCATGCAGGCTCGCTCCCGCGCATACACGGCCAGCTGTGCCAGGTAGCGGTCATCGTCCACCTGGTCAATCAGCGTCCGCAGAGTATCCAGCTGCGTCTGCGCACCCGCGTAGAACACGTTGTTGAACGTTCCGGTTGCCGCCAGCTGCGCGAGCGCATGCTTCGGCTCGAATTTATAAGCGCGACCGCCGGCCTCGTTACGCGAGTCCGCACGTGGATACTGATTCTGGCGATTTGAAAACAGAGTCTTGTTGGCCATCATAGCCTCCTTCAAAAAACGGGTCCGGCGAAAGACGCATCAGTCCCCACTGACGGCAGCCGGATCCTGTAAAAAGCACTCGACGAGGTATTCGAGCAGAGTCCCACCCTGCCTCTCCGCGCGCACGCGGAGTCCAGGGTCCGGCCCAGATTTAAATATTCAGTGGGCCGGGCAGGAGTTGAACCAGCGAAACCATGTACTCCACTCCAGCAGTCGAGTGAGTCGCTTAAGAAAGACCGACGAAGTTGTGTAAAGAGAGTTTTCTTCTGATGCTTCTACCATTAAAGCTACAACGTGTTGTGCGGTTGCACGCGGCGCTGGTGGGATTCGAACCCACAACTAACAGATCACTATGTACTCCCCTTCGGCAGTCGGTCCTGTTTGCATGTGACGCTATTTGCGTCTCGGCTTGTCGACGATCAAAGTTTCGGTCTCCTTGAATGCATGCGATCCGTCTGCTGACAGATCGTCTTTCGACAGTAAATACAACCGACGAAGTGGTGAACCAGAGTTTCTACGGTGCTCTACCATTGAGCTACGGCGCGACTCGCTTTGCGAATGAACGCCGGTGGGACTCGAACCCACAACCCCCGGGTCCTGAACCATGTACTCCAGATCGGCAGTCGGTCATGTCTTTTTTAAAACCCAACGAAGGGGCATCGAGATTGTTGCCTCTTCGGCCGTCCTGATCGGTCGCATGTGAAACCGTCAGTCGACACGCGCCAGACCATCTCACAGAGATGCCGTTACGCTCACCTTCCCTGGATCACTCCAGGTTAGCTACCTTAGGACCGTCATAATGTAATCCCGACAGGCAGTTGGATTTTCAACAAACCGGCCAACGAAGGAATGACACAGACATCGGTTCTTTTTGACAGAAAGATGTAGTCCGCATCGGCAGTTGGCTGGTTTAAGACGCCGGTGGGAGTCGAACCCACTTAGAACTGCTTTGCAGGCAGTCGCCTGGCCATCTGGCTCCAGCGTCAGTTTTACTCAAGTACCCCGCCAGGGAATCGAACCCCGTCTAATGGTTCCGAAGACCATCGTGCATCCATCACACCCGCAAGGCACATCAATTCGTTCACAGACAAAACACCGTTCGTCTGTTGCCGATAAAAGACAGTGAACGTTCAGCAGGGGTTCGCTGTTTTCTGCAGGAAAATATTTTCATCGGAAAACAGTCGCACCGATTTTTCACAAGTCCTGCTTGACCCGCCTGCGCGTCTCGCTGATACTGGATGACTTCGCCCACCATTCCCTCAGGAGATCATCAGATGCCTCGACTGACCGACCACTGCCGAATTCTCACAGCGTTGTTCCTGGTTCTGTGTGTGACTTCGATCGCAACAGCAGAACAGAAACAGGAAACCAAAGCAGATCCCGACCTGCCCCGCGTGCTGATTATCGGTGACTCGATTTCCATCGGTTACACCAAACCCACCATTGAACTGCTGAAAGGGGTCGCGAATGTCGAACGCGTCAAAGCCAACTGCGGCGATACGAAACGGGGTCTTAAAAATCTCCAGCGCTGGCTGGGAAAAACTGACTGGGATGTGATCCATTTCAACTGGGGACTGCACGACCTCTGCTATCGGCACCCCGACTCAAAAACTCAGGGACACCGCGACAAAGTCAACGGCACCATCTCGGTCCCCCTCGCACAGTATGAGAAAAATCTGGAAACACTGGTCAGGCAACTGGAGCAGACGAACGCCACGCTGATCTGGGCCACCACAACTCCAGTTCCGGAAGGCGAAGCAGGCCGCGTTGTCGGCGACGATTTGAAATACAACAAGGTCGCGAAAAAGATCATGCAGAAACACAACATCAAAATCAACGACCTGCATCAGCTCGCGACAGGCTTCGAAGCGCCCCTCTGGGCCGGTCCAGGCAACGTCCACTTCAAACCCGCCGGCTCCCAAAAACTGGCACAACAGGTCGCCCGCGAAATCAAAACCGCATTAAAAGCGAAGCCGCAAGACAGGAACTGAACCTGCCTGTCAGCTTTGTGCGAGAGTAAGTGAATCGATCGTCGTCTAAATGACTTTTAACTTCCAAGGCGGGTCTTCCACATGAAACACGGCACATTTCTCTGGATTCTGATTCTATTCTCATCCTCTGTTGTTTTCGGGCAGAACCCCGAGACGCTGCCCCCTTTGCAGGACGGCACAGCACCTCAGAATTTCGAAGCGATGTGGGCCGGCTTTGATCCGCGAAAAGAACCGCTTCAAACCGAAGTTCTCAAAGAATGGGAAGAAGAGGGCGTGATGCTCAGTGTGGTGCGATTTCGCATCGGAGTCTTCAAAGGACAGACCGCGAGACTCGCAGCAATTTTTGGTTTCCCCAAAAGCGCCAGCGGAAGCAGGAGAACACTTCCGGGACTCGTACAGATTCATGGCGGCGGACAATACGCCGATCACCAGGCGTGCCTCATGAATGGCAAACGCGGGTATGCCACCGTCTCCATTGCCTGGGCAGGACGAATCAGTGCCCCGGACTACCGGGTGACTCCTGCTGAAGTGAAGCTGTTCTGGGAGGGTAAGACCGACGATCCGAACTACAAAGTAACCACCGACTGGGGCGCACTCGACGGTTATCATGCCCCGGGAAAGCATCCCGGCAATGTCTTTCCCAGTGCCATGCCCGCCGCCTGGACTCTCGATGAAGTTGAGTCGCCGCGCAACAGCGGCTGGTTTCTCGCTGCGCTCGCGGCACGTCGTGCACTCACATTTCTGGAAGCGCAGCCGATGGTCGACCCCGATCGACTGGGCGTCTATGGACATTCCATGGGAGGCAAGCTCACCGTGTTGACTGCTCCCGACGAGCGTGTCAAAGCGGCTGCCCCTTCCTGTGGCGGTATCAGCGATCGATACAATCGAAGTCCGCTGTTTTGCGCAACCCTGGGTGATGATGTCAGCCTGAAGCAGATTGCCTGTCCCATCATCTTCCTCAGCCCTGCGAACGATTTTCACGGACGTCTGGGCAACCTGCCCGATGCGATCAACGAAATCCGCAGCAAAGAATGGCGCGTGACCTGCTCTCCACACCACAATCATCAGGACACGCCCGATTTTGAAGCCGCAACAATGCTGTGGATGGACCAGCATTTAAAATCTGCATTCGCATTTCCTGAGACACCGAAAACGAAGCTGATTCTCAAGACCAGCGATCACATCCCCAGTTTCCAGGTACAACCAGATCATACCCGGCCCATTCTTTCGGTCGATATCTTTTATACCCAGCAGGGTAAACAAGACGAGCGTCCCGAAGATCGACTGCAGACGATGCACCGCTTCTGGCATCATGCATCGGCGACCGAAACCGACGGCACCTGGACGGCACGGCTGCCTTTGGGAAGTGTTGATCAGCCACTCTGGGTTTACGCCAATGTACGGTATTCTCTCGACGAACCCGTTTCCGGAGCAGGCTATTACTACCGGCCTTATACAACTAAGTCATTTAATCTCTCGTCACTACTGACACAGGTTACTCCCACACAACTTCAACATGCAGGCACGCGAAACACACTTGAACCGACATTACTGATCGAAGACTTTCAAGGTGACTGGCAAAAGGAATGGTTTAATTACCGACCGGATGAATGGACGCTGATCACGCACAAACTCAACGACACAACATGGAAAGCACCAGAGCAGGCGGAGCTCGCAT
This is a stretch of genomic DNA from Gimesia chilikensis. It encodes these proteins:
- a CDS encoding TROVE domain-containing protein, with protein sequence MANKTLFSNRQNQYPRADSRNEAGGRAYKFEPKHALAQLAATGTFNNVFYAGAQTQLDTLRTLIDQVDDDRYLAQLAVYARERACMKEMPAALLATLSTRDTELMHRVFDRVVDNGRVLRTLFQMIRSGQFGRTGLSSSLQRAFQRWLNEASVGRLLSASIGHDPSLRDVLRLARPTPVDNERRALFGWLTDKEPAKWAPATAADLPRQVRQLIAYRQAETDQAQAEIVENLSVRWDLLADAAKSPLVWKALARQMGPQALRMNLNTLLRHDVFQDAALVDYVADRLADAEAIRQSRQFPYQFLAAYLNVSAEVPRKIQTALHQAAELACGNVPELPGPVVIGLDTSGSMQCPVTGWQRRGATSRMTCVDAAALFAAAVLRRNPDSVVIPFDTRPYQARLDPSDSILSLSARLAKYGGGGTDCSIPLNVANTKLSKRAFAGCVLVSDNESWVRQGRYGSTGVMTEWQRFIENQRRLGVTDPKLVCIDIQPYGSSQAPERDDILNMGGFSDAVFNVVASFLGNDAGRFVAEVESIEV
- a CDS encoding SGNH/GDSL hydrolase family protein — its product is MPRLTDHCRILTALFLVLCVTSIATAEQKQETKADPDLPRVLIIGDSISIGYTKPTIELLKGVANVERVKANCGDTKRGLKNLQRWLGKTDWDVIHFNWGLHDLCYRHPDSKTQGHRDKVNGTISVPLAQYEKNLETLVRQLEQTNATLIWATTTPVPEGEAGRVVGDDLKYNKVAKKIMQKHNIKINDLHQLATGFEAPLWAGPGNVHFKPAGSQKLAQQVAREIKTALKAKPQDRN
- a CDS encoding alpha/beta hydrolase family protein, whose protein sequence is MKHGTFLWILILFSSSVVFGQNPETLPPLQDGTAPQNFEAMWAGFDPRKEPLQTEVLKEWEEEGVMLSVVRFRIGVFKGQTARLAAIFGFPKSASGSRRTLPGLVQIHGGGQYADHQACLMNGKRGYATVSIAWAGRISAPDYRVTPAEVKLFWEGKTDDPNYKVTTDWGALDGYHAPGKHPGNVFPSAMPAAWTLDEVESPRNSGWFLAALAARRALTFLEAQPMVDPDRLGVYGHSMGGKLTVLTAPDERVKAAAPSCGGISDRYNRSPLFCATLGDDVSLKQIACPIIFLSPANDFHGRLGNLPDAINEIRSKEWRVTCSPHHNHQDTPDFEAATMLWMDQHLKSAFAFPETPKTKLILKTSDHIPSFQVQPDHTRPILSVDIFYTQQGKQDERPEDRLQTMHRFWHHASATETDGTWTARLPLGSVDQPLWVYANVRYSLDEPVSGAGYYYRPYTTKSFNLSSLLTQVTPTQLQHAGTRNTLEPTLLIEDFQGDWQKEWFNYRPDEWTLITHKLNDTTWKAPEQAELALKVRAAESNRLVLVIDDFAAEVELTGGSDWQNIQLKAEDFQNWNGDPLPGWDGIRQLKITPAERLQPARRGKGKSRIVGKNWRGPAPEFRELRWKTTP